From Thermincola ferriacetica, the proteins below share one genomic window:
- a CDS encoding LytTR family transcriptional regulator DNA-binding domain-containing protein, with product MPQGYLVNLRYIREVVSSGGTFEILLKTGDKVLLSREKEKELREKFKYNSMN from the coding sequence ATGCCACAAGGTTATCTTGTTAATTTAAGGTACATTAGGGAAGTAGTTTCTTCGGGTGGGACTTTTGAGATTTTATTAAAAACCGGAGATAAAGTTTTGTTGAGCCGGGAAAAAGAAAAAGAATTACGCGAGAAATTTAAATATAATTCGATGAATTAA